A window of the Spirochaetota bacterium genome harbors these coding sequences:
- a CDS encoding 3-methyl-2-oxobutanoate dehydrogenase subunit VorB, with amino-acid sequence MVSKVFMSGNHAFGEAAIRAGCRSYFGYPITPQNEIGEYMAEHLPRNGGVFLQSESETAAINMVIGAAATGVRVMTSSSSPGISLKQEGISFLAGFQLPAVIVNVMRGGPGLGNIAPAQGDYFQATRGGGHGDYRTPVFAPGSLQEVADLTRVAFDVADRYRTPVMILGDGMLGQMKEPVEFPEPLVGLPEKEWALKGRGEGPSRYMASLILDVMEMERHNWELERKYQVITKNETLYEGYMLDDAKIVAVAYGTTARIAKAAIKRVRKEGVPAGLLRPITLWPFPKVPLQDLALRIEDFVVFEMSTGQMVEDVLLSLEGRGRVVFHGRPGGVVPTPVEFSRILYREYQRQVKSEK; translated from the coding sequence ATGGTGAGTAAGGTATTCATGAGCGGAAACCATGCTTTCGGCGAGGCCGCCATACGCGCGGGATGCCGCAGCTATTTCGGCTATCCAATCACGCCGCAGAATGAGATTGGCGAGTATATGGCCGAGCACCTGCCGCGCAATGGCGGGGTGTTTTTACAGTCGGAGAGCGAGACGGCGGCAATCAACATGGTCATCGGCGCCGCGGCGACCGGGGTGAGGGTAATGACCTCATCATCAAGCCCCGGCATCAGCCTCAAGCAGGAGGGCATATCCTTCCTGGCCGGGTTTCAGCTTCCGGCGGTCATCGTCAACGTGATGCGCGGCGGGCCGGGTCTGGGCAATATCGCGCCGGCCCAGGGAGACTATTTTCAGGCCACTCGCGGCGGCGGGCACGGCGATTACCGCACGCCAGTTTTCGCGCCCGGCTCGTTGCAGGAGGTTGCGGATCTCACCAGGGTCGCGTTTGACGTCGCCGACCGGTATCGCACGCCCGTAATGATTCTGGGCGACGGCATGCTCGGACAGATGAAAGAGCCGGTGGAGTTCCCCGAGCCTCTCGTGGGTCTTCCCGAAAAGGAATGGGCGCTCAAGGGGCGCGGCGAGGGCCCCAGCCGCTACATGGCCTCGCTCATTCTCGACGTGATGGAGATGGAGCGACACAACTGGGAGCTGGAGCGCAAGTACCAGGTCATTACGAAGAATGAAACGCTGTACGAAGGATATATGCTCGACGACGCCAAAATCGTCGCCGTCGCCTACGGCACCACGGCGCGCATCGCGAAGGCGGCCATCAAGCGCGTTCGAAAGGAGGGGGTCCCCGCGGGGTTGCTACGGCCCATCACCCTGTGGCCGTTCCCGAAAGTACCGTTGCAGGATCTCGCCCTCCGCATCGAGGACTTCGTAGTCTTCGAGATGAGCACGGGACAGATGGTCGAGGATGTGCTGCTCTCGCTGGAGGGCAGGGGGCGCGTGGTCTTCCACGGCAGGCCGGGCGGCGTGGTGCCGACACCGGTGGAATTCTCCCGCATACTGTACCGCGAGTAC
- a CDS encoding ferredoxin family protein, translating to MAKTKCRVVVRSEFCKGCNLCIIYCKKGVLGPSAGLNKAGYYYASPDDEKECTGCEVCVLVCPEVAIEVYGE from the coding sequence ATGGCCAAGACAAAGTGCCGGGTTGTCGTACGATCGGAGTTTTGCAAGGGATGCAATCTGTGCATCATCTATTGCAAGAAAGGGGTCCTCGGCCCCTCCGCCGGCCTCAACAAGGCCGGTTATTATTACGCCAGCCCCGACGATGAAAAGGAATGCACCGGGTGTGAAGTGTGCGTGCTCGTGTGCCCCGAGGTCGCGATAGAGGTATATGGTGAGTAA
- the rimI gene encoding ribosomal protein S18-alanine N-acetyltransferase, translated as MKIRNALDSDLDTVYSLENEWMQSPWTRMGFENELSNTFSHFVVVENEDGIAGYAVAWEVSGEIQLNRIVVRGDLRRRGFGRALLGHLLREMRPPDAGRVLLEVRARNDAARCFYRAAGFIETGLRKRYYGDDDAVLMERTI; from the coding sequence GTGAAGATACGAAACGCTCTGGACTCCGATCTGGACACCGTCTACTCCCTCGAAAACGAGTGGATGCAGTCACCGTGGACCCGCATGGGATTTGAGAACGAGCTTTCCAACACCTTCTCGCATTTCGTGGTCGTCGAAAATGAAGACGGGATAGCCGGGTATGCGGTGGCCTGGGAGGTCAGCGGCGAGATACAACTAAACCGCATCGTGGTGCGCGGCGACCTGAGGCGCAGGGGTTTCGGGCGAGCCCTCCTCGGCCATCTCCTCCGGGAGATGCGCCCGCCGGACGCCGGCAGGGTCCTGCTGGAGGTGCGCGCGCGAAACGACGCCGCCCGTTGCTTTTACCGCGCGGCTGGATTCATCGAAACGGGACTCAGGAAGCGATACTACGGAGACGACGACGCCGTATTAATGGAGCGGACGATCTGA
- the yihA gene encoding ribosome biogenesis GTP-binding protein YihA/YsxC → MKVKDVSFLKSVFSASAFPALPYPEFAFMGRSNVGKSSLINMLTGKRDLVKTGSRPGVTKSVNFFILNGGITLADLPGFGYARLPASVRSGFLPLIHSYIRNRDNLRLVFLLIDIRRLPGDFELEMITLLAERGVPVAVVATKCDKFTRGKRSASARAIADALSVGVDSVFFSSAKTNDGRKEMLGLIDEYSRAKAVE, encoded by the coding sequence ATGAAGGTAAAAGACGTGAGCTTTTTAAAAAGCGTTTTTTCCGCCTCGGCGTTTCCGGCTCTGCCTTATCCTGAATTCGCCTTTATGGGCCGCTCGAACGTGGGAAAATCGTCCCTTATCAATATGCTCACCGGCAAGAGGGACCTCGTCAAAACCGGTTCTCGGCCTGGAGTCACGAAGAGCGTCAATTTTTTCATACTGAACGGCGGGATTACCCTGGCCGACCTTCCCGGCTTCGGATACGCCAGACTCCCGGCGTCGGTCCGAAGCGGCTTCCTCCCGCTAATTCACAGCTACATCCGGAACCGCGATAATCTCAGGCTCGTGTTTCTGCTGATCGACATCCGCCGTCTTCCGGGTGATTTCGAGCTGGAGATGATCACCCTCCTTGCCGAAAGGGGCGTTCCGGTCGCGGTGGTGGCGACTAAATGCGACAAGTTTACGCGCGGCAAGCGGTCGGCCTCCGCACGGGCTATCGCGGACGCGCTTTCCGTGGGCGTCGATTCCGTCTTTTTTTCCTCGGCAAAAACAAACGACGGCAGGAAAGAGATGCTGGGGCTTATCGACGAATACAGCAGGGCCAAGGCGGTGGAATAA
- a CDS encoding response regulator, whose protein sequence is MYNILVVDFSPDRETIARIFREAGYAVIACESAFDAMAKLKSNDFDLIVSEVELPGDNAFDLYNYINTYYPFIPAIMITEKDIDTFFEHIFREGIGNVLRKPLREKELVSLARKLITRKNIFGLDNYMDAPAEGIRKIRINASDQIRPAITALLQQFEEWSVKVKNKSVLNLILNELIINSVYHSHGHTKEKEERLPVKLKKGEFVDLFFSQNEQGYGISITDYKGNLTKQKILESIRRAVEESQMILRAFETGEEISDKVSETGRGIDLVRKLTTEYYFVIRNKVRTEIILLFDREPPAGYETHSSLKIIEDPN, encoded by the coding sequence ATGTACAACATCCTGGTCGTCGACTTTTCCCCGGATCGCGAAACCATCGCGCGGATATTCCGCGAGGCCGGATACGCGGTCATCGCCTGCGAGTCCGCCTTCGACGCCATGGCAAAGCTCAAATCGAACGATTTCGACCTCATAGTTTCCGAGGTGGAGCTTCCCGGCGACAACGCCTTCGACCTGTACAACTATATCAACACCTACTACCCCTTCATCCCCGCCATCATGATAACCGAGAAGGACATCGATACGTTCTTCGAGCACATATTCCGCGAGGGGATAGGCAATGTTTTACGCAAGCCGCTGCGGGAAAAGGAACTTGTGAGCCTGGCCCGGAAACTCATCACCCGGAAAAACATCTTCGGGCTGGACAATTACATGGACGCCCCCGCGGAGGGAATCCGAAAGATCCGTATTAACGCCTCGGACCAGATACGTCCAGCGATAACGGCCCTCTTACAGCAGTTCGAGGAGTGGAGCGTCAAAGTGAAAAACAAATCGGTGCTCAACCTCATCCTCAACGAACTCATCATCAACTCGGTCTATCACTCGCACGGCCACACGAAGGAGAAAGAGGAGCGATTGCCGGTGAAGCTTAAAAAGGGCGAATTCGTGGACCTTTTTTTCTCTCAAAACGAGCAGGGTTATGGAATCTCGATCACCGATTACAAGGGCAACCTGACCAAGCAGAAGATACTGGAGAGCATCAGGAGAGCGGTCGAGGAGTCCCAGATGATTCTGCGCGCTTTCGAGACGGGAGAGGAGATATCGGACAAGGTCTCCGAAACCGGCCGGGGCATCGACCTGGTTCGAAAGCTCACGACCGAGTATTACTTCGTCATCCGTAACAAGGTCCGCACCGAGATCATCCTGCTCTTCGACCGCGAGCCGCCTGCCGGATACGAAACGCACTCCTCGCTCAAAATCATCGAAGACCCAAACTGA
- a CDS encoding sodium:solute symporter, whose product MTIDIAVIVLYIVIINIIGLRFSGGTSVRDYFLGNRSVHWGLVCLSIVATETSSLSFISIPGLAYASGTGFIQVTFGYLLGRVLVAAFLLPKYFQGEYETVYEFLQRRFGQASRKTVSVIFHVTRLFADSVRLFATAIPLTVMIGWDYRLSLAVIGAATFIYTFYGGIRAVIVTDALQLALYLFCVGLGLWCVMEELALSFGGIFALIPAADLSFISTGLGGVAGKLFGSYNLFTGIIGGAFLSFASHGTDHLLVQRVLACRDMESARKAMIGSGLVVIAQIALFLLFGLFIKVLLDARPFASSDSVVPYFIVNHLPVGLRGLMLAGIFAAAMSTLSSSINSLSSSTALDLLRLDERSIPERKKVAVARGIALFWTLAIIGVSMLFHDSKNPLVEVGLSIASVTYGGMLGIFVLGRFTSGVDDRAALCGVFAGVATVTAVMAFTGLFWLWYVAVGFFVCLAVAFAAGRAFSLGLR is encoded by the coding sequence ATGACCATCGACATCGCCGTCATTGTACTATACATCGTAATCATCAATATAATCGGACTTCGGTTTTCCGGCGGGACGAGCGTGCGCGACTATTTCCTCGGCAATCGCTCGGTACACTGGGGCCTGGTGTGCCTCTCGATAGTCGCGACGGAGACATCGAGCCTAAGCTTCATCTCGATTCCCGGCCTCGCCTACGCAAGCGGGACGGGATTTATACAGGTAACCTTCGGCTACCTTCTTGGCCGCGTACTGGTCGCCGCTTTTCTGCTGCCGAAATATTTTCAGGGCGAGTACGAGACCGTCTACGAGTTCCTCCAGCGCCGGTTCGGTCAGGCATCGCGCAAAACGGTATCGGTGATATTTCACGTAACGCGTCTTTTCGCCGACAGCGTGCGCCTCTTCGCCACCGCCATACCGCTCACGGTGATGATCGGATGGGACTACCGGCTGTCCCTCGCGGTCATAGGAGCCGCCACGTTCATATACACGTTCTATGGAGGAATACGGGCCGTCATCGTGACCGACGCGTTGCAGCTCGCGTTGTACCTGTTCTGCGTGGGGCTGGGGCTCTGGTGTGTAATGGAGGAACTTGCACTTTCGTTTGGAGGAATCTTCGCCCTCATTCCGGCCGCTGACCTGTCATTCATCTCGACGGGACTCGGAGGAGTGGCGGGGAAGCTGTTCGGCTCCTATAACCTTTTTACCGGCATCATCGGTGGCGCATTTCTCTCGTTCGCCTCGCACGGCACCGATCACCTGCTGGTGCAGCGCGTGCTGGCCTGCCGCGACATGGAGTCGGCGCGGAAGGCGATGATTGGAAGCGGCCTGGTTGTCATAGCCCAGATAGCGCTCTTTCTTCTGTTCGGACTATTCATTAAGGTGCTTCTTGACGCGCGGCCCTTCGCATCGAGCGATTCCGTGGTTCCGTATTTCATCGTGAACCATCTCCCCGTAGGGCTGCGCGGCCTCATGCTCGCCGGAATCTTCGCCGCGGCGATGTCCACGCTCAGCTCGTCGATCAACTCGCTTTCGTCGTCAACCGCGCTGGACCTTCTGCGGCTGGATGAACGCTCCATCCCGGAGCGAAAAAAGGTGGCCGTTGCGCGGGGAATCGCCCTTTTCTGGACGCTCGCGATCATAGGCGTCTCAATGCTCTTTCACGACTCCAAAAACCCGCTGGTCGAGGTGGGACTCTCGATAGCATCGGTCACGTATGGCGGCATGCTGGGGATATTTGTACTGGGGCGGTTCACTTCAGGCGTCGATGACCGCGCGGCCCTTTGCGGTGTTTTCGCGGGCGTGGCGACGGTGACGGCGGTGATGGCGTTCACCGGTCTGTTCTGGCTGTGGTACGTCGCCGTGGGTTTTTTCGTCTGCCTGGCGGTGGCATTCGCGGCCGGCCGGGCGTTCAGTTTGGGTCTTCGATGA
- a CDS encoding TetR/AcrR family transcriptional regulator, translating into MEKQEKGAARTKAPAQRNNKDIINLRRTQLTAAAYRVVSRKGYYNFTIKDIAREAGLSTGLVHYYFKDKQELLFTLLKEMNTNLRVYLNRALAKSDDPREKLSIFLDQAFNLVEREKDYFHVLIDFWTQINHNERIRRANVKLFESFRIEVGAILNEGIRDGIFRRVDVPYIAMVIVSLIQGAIIQYVLDRAAFNYAEYTGRIKAQVMEMMLKKAR; encoded by the coding sequence ATGGAGAAACAGGAAAAAGGCGCCGCCAGGACGAAGGCGCCGGCGCAGCGTAACAACAAAGACATTATCAACCTTCGCCGCACCCAGCTAACGGCGGCGGCCTACCGTGTGGTCAGCCGCAAGGGGTATTACAACTTCACCATCAAGGACATCGCGCGCGAGGCCGGTCTCTCGACCGGGCTTGTACACTACTACTTCAAGGACAAGCAGGAGCTCCTCTTCACACTGCTCAAGGAGATGAACACCAACCTGCGTGTCTACCTCAACAGGGCGCTCGCGAAATCCGATGATCCCCGCGAGAAGCTCTCGATATTCCTCGACCAGGCCTTCAACCTGGTCGAGCGGGAGAAGGACTACTTCCACGTGCTCATCGATTTCTGGACGCAGATCAATCACAACGAACGCATACGCCGGGCCAACGTCAAGCTTTTCGAGAGCTTCCGGATAGAGGTGGGCGCGATTCTCAACGAGGGGATACGGGACGGCATCTTCCGCAGGGTGGATGTCCCCTACATCGCCATGGTGATCGTTTCGCTCATCCAGGGGGCCATCATCCAGTACGTGCTCGACAGGGCCGCGTTCAACTATGCCGAATACACCGGCAGAATCAAGGCCCAGGTAATGGAGATGATGCTGAAAAAAGCCCGATGA
- a CDS encoding TetR/AcrR family transcriptional regulator, which translates to MSAARKRRIPEEASGKYHKDTFDKISDKKREKIIKISTVEFAEKGFNGANVNVIANKAGISIGSMYNYFSSKEHLFLTIVDEGYKLLEEAFAGADLANGDIFQKLETIIRVAQRHSRSHPQFVQLYQDITTESLAHLSARLSRKIENISAVFYRNYLMEAKAQGLVDPAIDVRVASYCIDNIIVLMQFSYTSEYYKERLLTFIGEDALEDDERVIKGMVDFIRRAIGVRK; encoded by the coding sequence ATGAGCGCAGCAAGGAAAAGGCGTATCCCTGAAGAAGCATCGGGCAAATATCATAAGGACACCTTCGATAAAATATCGGACAAGAAGCGTGAGAAGATCATTAAAATCTCAACCGTGGAATTCGCAGAAAAGGGATTCAACGGCGCGAACGTAAACGTCATCGCGAACAAGGCCGGAATAAGCATCGGCTCAATGTACAATTACTTTTCAAGCAAGGAGCATCTTTTTTTAACCATTGTCGACGAGGGCTACAAGCTGCTCGAGGAGGCGTTCGCCGGCGCCGACCTGGCAAACGGCGACATCTTTCAAAAACTCGAAACGATCATCAGGGTGGCCCAGAGGCACTCGCGCTCGCACCCCCAGTTCGTGCAGCTCTACCAGGACATCACCACCGAGAGCCTCGCTCATCTCTCTGCCAGGCTTTCCCGTAAAATCGAGAACATATCGGCGGTCTTTTACCGCAATTATCTGATGGAGGCCAAGGCTCAGGGACTGGTCGATCCCGCAATCGACGTTCGCGTGGCCTCGTATTGCATAGACAACATCATCGTCCTTATGCAGTTCTCATACACGTCCGAGTATTACAAGGAGCGCCTCCTCACCTTCATCGGAGAGGACGCTCTCGAGGACGACGAGCGCGTTATCAAGGGAATGGTGGATTTCATACGCAGGGCGATCGGAGTGCGGAAGTGA
- a CDS encoding polyprenyl synthetase family protein: protein MKETKENPTPQARHFNRFAEKYSPRIDLSIEKYFAGKKKGAEHEFMAGIWSDLAEYCLRPGKRIRPLVLIAAFRGYGGEASILKEIVAIASSLEIMHSFLLIQDDIIDRSAVRRGGEAFHLVMQRRFAGLTRNSCIGSDVALVAADVLFCDALQLILGAKIDGAARESFLGLFARTYERTAWGQILDIINTMPLALRTGDTSAWEIGMMKTAYYTAYYPLLMGCALAGAATARRRRAIKRFALPLGHAFQVRDDILGVFGDKIEMGKSADSDIIEGKKTVLVQNTMERLDAGGRKHFETLFTRPGKTKTDISRIRTIMRESGALAASEEMHRSLVREAVGAVPSLGMDGEGRDVLLGLCEAIGALK, encoded by the coding sequence ATGAAAGAGACGAAAGAAAATCCGACACCGCAGGCGCGGCACTTTAACCGGTTCGCTGAAAAGTATTCCCCGCGAATCGACCTGTCAATAGAGAAATACTTCGCAGGCAAAAAAAAGGGCGCCGAACACGAATTCATGGCCGGCATCTGGAGCGACCTTGCGGAATACTGCCTGAGGCCGGGTAAACGCATCAGGCCGCTGGTGCTCATCGCGGCGTTCCGCGGGTACGGCGGCGAAGCGTCAATCCTGAAGGAAATCGTGGCGATCGCCTCTTCGCTCGAGATAATGCATTCCTTCCTTCTCATACAGGACGATATTATCGACCGATCCGCGGTGCGGCGCGGCGGCGAGGCCTTTCATTTGGTCATGCAGCGGCGGTTCGCAGGCCTTACGCGAAATTCGTGCATTGGGAGCGACGTCGCCCTGGTCGCCGCCGATGTGCTTTTCTGTGATGCGCTTCAGCTCATTCTCGGAGCGAAGATCGACGGCGCGGCGAGAGAGAGCTTCCTCGGGCTTTTCGCGCGCACCTACGAGCGCACGGCCTGGGGACAGATTCTCGATATCATCAATACCATGCCGCTTGCCCTCCGCACCGGCGATACGTCAGCCTGGGAGATAGGGATGATGAAGACCGCTTATTACACCGCGTATTATCCGCTGCTTATGGGTTGCGCGCTGGCGGGAGCGGCCACCGCCCGCCGGAGGCGCGCCATCAAGCGCTTTGCCCTGCCGCTGGGCCACGCGTTTCAGGTGCGCGACGACATACTGGGCGTCTTCGGCGATAAAATCGAGATGGGGAAATCTGCGGACTCCGATATTATTGAGGGAAAGAAGACCGTGCTGGTGCAGAATACGATGGAGCGCCTCGATGCCGGTGGAAGAAAGCACTTCGAGACGCTCTTTACCAGGCCCGGAAAGACGAAGACCGACATTTCGCGTATTCGGACCATCATGCGGGAAAGCGGTGCGCTGGCCGCCTCCGAAGAGATGCACCGGAGTCTGGTCCGCGAGGCCGTAGGGGCCGTTCCCTCGCTGGGAATGGACGGAGAGGGAAGGGACGTCCTCCTGGGATTGTGTGAGGCGATCGGCGCGCTGAAATGA
- a CDS encoding alkaline phosphatase family protein, translating to MRNAAYITLALAILVWLLFVNDYRYGRFSPPLDPAALNDREITPNAPARRTPQYPAVLLFILDGATRDALYNPSLCPEITSRWLKFGLRYEDARAMPPSVSAPNYFSILSGAPPSVHGIVNNEVRSRRDLHAPTVFQSISDAGLDSRLVGFNWYKDLFGHLASYTPAECCEKDDPAEVAGAVSDMIRHADLPFFTVAHFLSPDNAAHATGSNKSERYLGSIKTIDSLLGGIFRLLDRVYPGALVIITSDHGMNVDGNHGGLDMNSIRVPLYLLSPSLPHAGVSRTVYHAAIAPTVAAAAGAALPVLSAVPPLAEALDARAKEYLRDSIRLRERMIAAFRFMYPIIPAPKFVAHEDDAQRDARLTAAIMERPARDKETLLLYQRLAFSLALLFLAAMAMRRMPAGTTTVLLVNGTVVAAAGVAMRVVFSAHAYAAAASIYTIVIVIITGLSIALLRRSPLYLQLRVPGSFIDLAALLLLETAIIGACFLPLYTFAPDENIFGVRFLALALWSPAIMMLLIKLIMAVESRVFLLAGATAGAPVGGDHHPA from the coding sequence ATGAGAAACGCCGCATACATAACGCTGGCACTCGCCATCCTCGTTTGGCTGCTTTTTGTAAACGATTACCGTTACGGCCGTTTTTCGCCGCCGCTCGATCCGGCCGCGCTAAATGACCGTGAAATTACCCCGAACGCTCCGGCGCGCCGTACACCGCAGTATCCGGCCGTTCTCCTGTTCATCCTCGACGGCGCCACGCGCGACGCGCTCTACAACCCGTCCCTCTGCCCCGAGATTACGTCCCGATGGTTGAAGTTCGGACTGCGCTACGAGGACGCGAGGGCGATGCCCCCGTCGGTGTCCGCGCCGAACTACTTTTCCATCTTGTCAGGTGCTCCCCCTTCGGTTCATGGCATCGTCAACAACGAGGTCCGGTCCCGGCGGGACCTGCACGCACCCACGGTTTTTCAGTCAATCTCGGATGCCGGTCTTGACTCGCGCCTTGTGGGCTTCAACTGGTATAAAGATTTGTTCGGCCACCTGGCGTCGTATACACCGGCGGAATGCTGCGAAAAGGACGACCCCGCGGAGGTCGCCGGCGCCGTTTCGGACATGATTCGACATGCCGACCTTCCCTTCTTCACGGTCGCGCATTTTCTCTCGCCGGACAACGCGGCGCACGCCACGGGGTCCAATAAAAGCGAGCGCTATCTCGGTTCCATTAAAACGATCGACAGCCTTCTCGGCGGCATCTTCCGCCTGCTCGACCGCGTATATCCAGGGGCGCTGGTCATCATAACGTCGGACCACGGTATGAACGTGGACGGAAACCACGGCGGGCTGGACATGAACTCCATTCGGGTGCCGCTGTACCTGCTCTCGCCGTCGCTTCCGCACGCCGGCGTCTCCCGCACGGTTTATCACGCCGCCATCGCGCCCACCGTCGCCGCGGCGGCCGGAGCGGCCCTTCCTGTGCTCTCCGCGGTTCCTCCGCTTGCCGAAGCGCTCGATGCACGCGCAAAGGAATACCTGAGGGATTCAATCCGGCTGCGCGAGCGCATGATTGCCGCCTTCCGCTTCATGTATCCGATCATCCCCGCGCCGAAGTTCGTCGCGCACGAGGACGACGCACAGCGTGACGCGCGCCTCACCGCCGCCATAATGGAAAGACCCGCGCGCGACAAGGAAACGCTTTTGCTTTACCAGCGGCTTGCGTTTTCACTCGCGCTTCTTTTTCTCGCGGCCATGGCCATGCGTCGCATGCCGGCGGGCACAACCACCGTCCTGCTCGTTAACGGAACCGTGGTGGCGGCCGCGGGGGTCGCCATGCGCGTTGTTTTTTCGGCGCATGCGTATGCCGCCGCGGCATCGATTTACACTATCGTTATTGTTATCATCACGGGGCTGAGTATTGCACTGCTGCGACGAAGCCCGCTGTATCTGCAACTGCGCGTCCCCGGATCGTTCATTGATCTGGCGGCGCTCCTGTTGCTTGAAACCGCGATCATCGGCGCCTGCTTCCTTCCGCTTTACACGTTCGCGCCCGATGAAAATATATTCGGCGTGCGCTTCCTCGCCCTCGCGCTGTGGTCTCCGGCCATCATGATGCTTCTTATAAAACTGATAATGGCGGTGGAATCCCGCGTATTCCTGCTGGCCGGCGCAACCGCAGGGGCGCCTGTCGGCGGCGATCATCACCCCGCCTGA
- a CDS encoding alcohol dehydrogenase catalytic domain-containing protein — MKALLFNVNVAKFLAIQALRPVSAKSCYTGPLSTIRLADIPEPALPSAEWVKIKTHLCGVCGSDINLIMLKDSPTASPFTSFPCVPGHEFCGEVVETGRDVRNCARGDMVAVMPFLGCVPRGIKPVCRSCAAGIPGNCENFAEGAFSPGMFTGICRDVNGGFAEYVVAHKSQVFCLPKGVSAESATLTEPLAVGLQAVIDNMPGHRDRVLVIGGGVIGAMVVKSIRALGSRCDLTVVEPAPHSAEYCKQSGADRVVAGGLIEAAVDLAGGRAYRPLLGERVVMGGFERIYDTVGHADTLNLSLRILAADGTLSVIGIGKNVNLDLTPLWLKLQTVRGCYGYRYNPVKGGGKKQVFETALELIAKKKVRVDDMLTHTFPIDDYRAMIGVNLNKSRYEAIKTAIRF; from the coding sequence ATGAAAGCGCTGCTCTTCAACGTGAACGTCGCGAAGTTCCTGGCCATACAGGCCCTTCGGCCAGTCAGTGCGAAGTCCTGTTATACCGGACCATTATCCACGATCAGGCTGGCCGATATACCCGAACCGGCCCTTCCTTCGGCGGAGTGGGTCAAAATCAAAACTCACCTCTGCGGTGTCTGCGGGAGCGACATCAACCTCATCATGCTTAAAGATTCTCCCACGGCGTCGCCCTTCACCTCGTTTCCCTGCGTGCCCGGCCACGAGTTCTGCGGCGAGGTCGTCGAGACCGGCAGGGACGTCCGGAACTGCGCGCGCGGCGACATGGTCGCGGTAATGCCGTTCCTCGGCTGCGTGCCGCGGGGGATAAAGCCCGTGTGCCGCAGCTGCGCGGCGGGCATTCCGGGAAACTGTGAGAACTTCGCGGAGGGGGCCTTTTCCCCGGGGATGTTCACCGGCATCTGCCGCGACGTGAACGGCGGTTTCGCCGAGTACGTTGTGGCGCATAAAAGCCAGGTGTTTTGCCTGCCCAAAGGCGTGAGCGCCGAGTCGGCGACGCTCACCGAGCCGCTCGCGGTCGGCCTGCAGGCGGTCATAGACAACATGCCGGGACACAGGGACCGCGTACTCGTCATCGGAGGGGGCGTGATCGGCGCGATGGTCGTCAAGTCCATTCGGGCGCTCGGAAGCCGGTGCGACCTCACCGTGGTCGAGCCCGCGCCGCACAGCGCCGAATACTGCAAACAGTCGGGGGCCGACCGGGTCGTCGCCGGCGGCCTCATCGAGGCGGCCGTGGACCTCGCCGGAGGAAGGGCCTACCGGCCGCTTCTCGGTGAGCGCGTGGTGATGGGCGGGTTCGAGCGGATCTACGATACGGTGGGGCATGCCGACACGCTGAACCTCTCGCTGCGGATACTGGCCGCCGATGGGACGCTTTCGGTTATCGGAATCGGCAAGAACGTCAACCTGGACCTCACGCCGCTGTGGCTCAAGCTTCAGACGGTCAGGGGGTGTTACGGCTATCGGTACAACCCGGTAAAAGGCGGAGGGAAGAAACAGGTGTTCGAGACGGCCCTGGAGCTCATCGCGAAGAAGAAGGTGCGGGTGGACGATATGCTCACGCATACCTTTCCGATCGACGACTACCGCGCCATGATCGGGGTGAACCTGAACAAGTCGCGATACGAGGCGATTAAAACCGCGATACGGTTTTAA